A window from Synergistaceae bacterium DZ-S4 encodes these proteins:
- the rpsG gene encoding 30S ribosomal protein S7, whose amino-acid sequence MPRKGHVKKRITPPDSVYANPAITKFINCLMLGGKKSTAERIFYGALDLAGNRLSIEPGEVFEKAMTNVRPLVEVRPRRVGGATYQVPVEVKPERAQALAIRWIINFSRSRKGIPMVERLARELTDACKGEGGSVKKREDTHRMAEANRAFAHYRW is encoded by the coding sequence ATGCCACGCAAGGGACATGTAAAAAAACGTATAACGCCGCCCGATTCAGTTTATGCGAACCCGGCAATTACAAAATTCATCAACTGCCTTATGCTCGGCGGCAAAAAGAGCACGGCTGAGAGAATTTTTTATGGAGCACTGGATCTGGCTGGAAACAGGCTGAGTATTGAGCCTGGAGAAGTATTCGAAAAGGCGATGACTAACGTTCGTCCGCTGGTCGAAGTCCGTCCGAGGAGAGTCGGCGGAGCGACATATCAGGTTCCCGTTGAGGTCAAACCTGAGAGGGCGCAGGCTCTCGCGATCCGTTGGATCATTAATTTCTCCCGTTCGCGCAAAGGCATTCCGATGGTGGAACGCCTTGCCCGTGAACTTACCGACGCCTGCAAGGGCGAGGGCGGTTCCGTAAAGAAGAGGGAAGATACCCACCGCATGGCCGAAGCTAACCGTGCGTTTGCACACTACCGCTGGTAG